The DNA window TCTTCTTTCGGGTCAGCATCATGTGACGCATGCTAACAATTCGACTTGACCAAAGCATTACCTAAGCAAGCGGTATCGTTCATTCACACGCTCGGAACACATTGAAGGAGGCCAGTGATGGCGGGTGGACTCGTTGCCTTGTTGGACGACGTTGCCGCGCTCGCGCGACTCGCGGCGGCCTCGATCGACGACGTCGGGGCAGCTACGGGCAGGGCGACGGCCAAGGCTGCGGGCGTCGTGATCGATGACGCCGCGGTGACGCCGCAGTACGTGCGCGGACTCGCCGCCGAACGGGAACTCCCGATCATCAAACGCATCGCGATCGGCTCGCTTCGCAACAAGTTGCTGATCATCCTTCCGATCGCACTGCTCCTGAGTCAGTTCCTCCCCTGGCTCTTGACACCGATCCTGATGCTCGGCGGCTGCTACCTCGCGTACGAGGCGGTCCACAAGATCTGGGGTGTCGTATTCGGGCACGGCGAACACCATGCCGAGGCTGCCGACGAGCCGAAGGACGAGGACAGTGTCGTCTCCGGCGCAGTGCGCACCGACCTGATTCTGTCTGCCGAGATCATGGTGATCGCGCTGGACACGATTGCGTCCGAGGGCTTTTGGAACCGGCTGATCATTCTTGCGGTCGTCGCGGTCGTCATCACCATCATCGTGTACGGCGTCGTCGGGTTGATCGTGAAGATGGACGACATCGGACTGCGGCTCGCGGAGAATTCTTCGGGTTTCGTCGAGAAGTTCGGTCGCGGCCTGGTCAAGGCAATGCCGAAGGTCATGTCGGTCCTCAGTGTCGTCGGCACCGCAGCGATGCTGT is part of the Rhodococcus sovatensis genome and encodes:
- a CDS encoding DUF808 domain-containing protein, which translates into the protein MAGGLVALLDDVAALARLAAASIDDVGAATGRATAKAAGVVIDDAAVTPQYVRGLAAERELPIIKRIAIGSLRNKLLIILPIALLLSQFLPWLLTPILMLGGCYLAYEAVHKIWGVVFGHGEHHAEAADEPKDEDSVVSGAVRTDLILSAEIMVIALDTIASEGFWNRLIILAVVAVVITIIVYGVVGLIVKMDDIGLRLAENSSGFVEKFGRGLVKAMPKVMSVLSVVGTAAMLWVGGHILLVGIDELGFHPLYELVHHGEEAVRGIAGIGSILAWIVNTLASALLGLLVGALVVLAQLGVTKVLDKRKATAH